One genomic region from Vitis riparia cultivar Riparia Gloire de Montpellier isolate 1030 chromosome 17, EGFV_Vit.rip_1.0, whole genome shotgun sequence encodes:
- the LOC117904941 gene encoding protein NETWORKED 1D isoform X1, with the protein MASLSHPDSRRKYSWWWDSHISPKNSKWLQENLTGKGDICLCKMAAPKGAIAWGYTGINGCKVLFQGQEYGNMDAKVKQMIKLIEEDADSFARRAEMYYKKRPELMKLVEEFYRAYRALAERYDHATGALRQAQRTMAEAFPNQVPFLTDDSPAGSSAEAEPHTPEMPPAVRAFFEPDELQKDALGLSSSHFHAVKRNGAFTEEPDSVSSKKGLKQLNDLFGSGDAPNIAKFAEGRARKGLNFHDADEKERNVQNTDSHTATEILALKESLARLEAEKEAGRVQHQQSLERLSNLEAEVSRAQEDSKGLNERAGKAENEVQTLKEALTKLEAERETSLLQYQQCLERISDLERTISHSQEDAGKLNERASKSEVEAAALKQDLARVESEKEGALLQYKQCLEKISDLESKLVQAEEDARRINERAEKAEREVETLKQAVASLTEEKEAAARQYQQCLETIASLELKISCAEEEAQRLNGEIDNGVAKLKGAEEQCLLLERTNHSLQFELESLAQKLGAQCEELTEKQKELGRLWTSIQEERLRFMEAETTFQSLQHLHSQSQEELRSLATELQSKGQILKDMETHNQGLQDEVHKVKEENRGLNEFNLSSAVSIKNMQDEILSLRETITKLEMEVELRVDQRNALQQEIYCLKEELNDLNKNYRAMLDQVEGVGLKPECFGLSVKELQEENSNLKEICQRGKSENVALLEKLEIMEKLLEKNALLENSLSDLSAELEGLREKVKALEESYQSLLGEKSILVAENATLTSHLQTKTNHLEKLSEKNMLMENSLSDANAELEGLRTRSKGLEDSCQLLDNEKSGLISERETLISQLEATQQRLEDLERRYTELEEKYFGLEKEKESTLCKVEELQVSLEAEKLEQANFAQLSETRLAGMKSEIHLLQVEGRCRKEEFEEEQNKVVNSQIEIFIFQKCVQELAAKNFSLLTECQKLSEVSKLSEKLISELEHENLEQQVQVNSLFDQVKMLRTGMYHVSRALDIDAEHRAEDKIDQDQTVLNDIICQLENTKSSLCKTQDENQQSIVQKLVLVTVLEQLGLEATQLATERNTLDEECRIRSEQFSSLQSETHQLLEVNEKLRLKVREGDHKEEVLTAEIGILQGKLLELQEAHGNLQKENSLMLEEKGSLSKKFLSLEEEKRILEEENWVVFGETISLSNLSLIFKDFITEKSVQLKELGQNLEELHNVNYALEKKVRTMEGKLGMVEMENFHLKDSLEKSENELNTVRSFADQLNHEIENGRDILSRKETELLEAGQKLSALQDEKAELHKTVEVVKSECDEVKVIREDQEKQILKLSEENDHQKKENGCLREVNRGLEAKLWKLCEEIEEAKVREETLNHDLQRGRDEVELWETQAAAFFSELQISNVREAFFEEKVHELIKACEGLENRSHLKNMEIELWETQAATFFGELQISTVHEALFKEKVHELIEACKSLENISNSRSREIELLKERVNKLEGENGGLKTQLAAYTPTIICLRDSVAALENRTLSHTNLHQADTKDEKDAKLVGHLHVERSQDCSENQIAMVPEGNSDLQDLQTRIKAIEKGLIEMERLALEEHLDTNAKLEAAMKQIEELKSQRSFRRENIQTSRHLNPQQEEEELGDGTCDDRKLHTKDIMLDQISECSSYGISRRETAEVDDQMLELWETTDPNGSIALTVAKAHKGATAPVGYHQVVAEGHKSEHPSSEIMVEKELGVDKLEISKRFVEPGQEGNKRKTLERLASDAQKLTNLQITVQDLKKKVQFTEDSRNVKGIEYDTVKGQLEEVEGAILKLCDSNSKLTKNIEDNSLSDGKPAMELEESRSVRRGRISEQARKGSEKIGRLQLEVQRIQFLLLKLDDEKESKAKTRISEPKRRVLLRDYLYGGRRTTHKRKKAHFCSCVQSPTTGD; encoded by the exons ATGGCTAGCTTGTCGCATCCTGATTCTAGACGCAAGTATTCTTGGTGGTGGGACAGCCACATAAGTCCCAAAAATTCCAAATGGCTTCAGGAAAATCTTACAG gtaagggGGATATATGTTTATGTAAAATGGCAGCGCCAAAGGGAGCAATTGCATGGGGGTACACGGGAATTAATGGCTGTAAAGTATTGTTTCAGGGACAAGAATATGGAA ATATGGATGCCAAAGTCAAACAAATGATCAAGCTTATTGAGGAAGATGCAGATTCCTTTGCAAGGAGGGCAGAGATGTACTATAAGAAACGTCCTGAGCTTATGAAATTGGTTGAAGAGTTCTACCGAGCATACCGTGCTTTGGCTGAGAGATATGATCATGCAACTGGGGCACTGCGGCAGGCCCAACGAACTATGGCGGAAGCATTTCCCAACCAAGTCCCGTTTTTGACTGATGATTCACCTGCAGGCTCTAGTGCTGAAGCTGAACCTCATACACCTGAGATGCCACCCGCAGTCCGTGCATTCTTTGAACCTGATGAGTTGCAAAAGGATGCTTTGGGACTCTCTTCATCGCATTTCCATGCAGTCAAACGGAATGGAGCTTTTACTGAGGAGCCTGATTCTGTATCAAGCAAAAAGGGTTTGAAACAGCTCAATGATTTATTTGGGTCTGGTGATGCGCCAAACATTGCAAAGTTTGCAGAAGGAAGGGCAAGAAAAGGCCTCAATTTTCATGATGCAGATGAGAAAGAACGAAATGTGCAAAACACTGACAGTCATACTGCAACAGAAATTTTGGCTTTGAAGGAATCACTTGCCAGATTAGAAGCTGAAAAGGAGGCTGGCCGAGTTCAGCACCAACAGAGCTTGGAGAGATTGTCTAATCTAGAGGCAGAAGTTTCTCGTGCACAAGAGGATTCCAAGGGACTTAATGAACGTGCAGGTAAAGCTGAAAATGAAGTTCAAACTTTGAAGGAAGCCCTTACCAAATTGGAAGCTGAAAGGGAAACTAGTCTACTTCAATACCAGCAGTGTTTGGAGAGGATATCTGATCTGGAGAGAACTATTTCTCATTCCCAAGAGGATGCTGGAAAACTGAATGAGCGAGCTAGTAAATCAGAAGTTGAAGCTGCAGCCCTAAAGCAGGACCTTGCTAGAGTAGAATCTGAAAAAGAAGGTGCTCTTCTGCAATACAAACAATGTTTAGAGAAGATATCAGATCTGGAGAGCAAATTGGTGCAAGCTGAGGAAGATGCCAGAAGGATTAATGAGCGAGCTGAAAAAGCTGAAAGAGAAGTTGAAACCCTGAAGCAAGCTGTTGCCTCATTGACTGAAGAGAAGGAAGCAGCTGCACGCCAGTATCAGCAGTGCCTGGAGACAATTGCCAGTCTAGAGCTTAAAATCTCGTGTGCTGAAGAGGAGGCCCAGAGGCTGAATGGTGAGATAGATAATGGGGTTGCAAAGTTAAAAGGTGCTGAAGAACAGTGTCTTCTGCTGGAGAGGACCAATCACTCTTTGCAGTTTGAATTGGAGTCTTTGGCACAGAAGCTGGGGGCTCAATGTGAAGAACTCACAGAGAAGCAGAAGGAGTTGGGAAGACTCTGGACCAGCATACAAGAAGAGCGCCTGCGGTTTATGGAAGCTGAAACTACTTTCCAAAGTCTGCAGCATTTGCACTCTCAATCTCAGGAAGAATTGAGGTCTCTGGCTACAGAGCTTCAGAGTAAGGGTCAAATTTTGAAGGACATGGAAACTCATAATCAAGGTTTACAGGATGAGGTCCATAAGGTGAAGGAAGAGAATAGGGGTCTAAATGAGTTCAACTTATCTTCAGCcgtgtcaataaaaaatatgcaGGATGAGATCCTTAGCCTAAGGGAGACTATAACGAAACTTGAAATGGAGGTTGAACTCCGAGTGGACCAAAGAAATGCGCTTCAGCAAGAAATTTACTGTTTGAAAGAGGAATTGAATGACTTGAACAAGAACTACCGGGCTATGCTTGATCAGGTTGAGGGTGTGGGCCTTAAACCAGAGTGCTTTGGGCTATCTGTGAAAGAACTGCAGGAGGAGAACTCAAACCTAAAAGAAATCTGTCAGAGGGGCAAAAGTGAGAATGTAGCTCTTTTGGAGAAGCTGGAAATCATGGAGAAACTTCTTGAGAAAAATGCCCTTCTGGAAAATTCCCTCTCAGATTTGAGTGCTGAATTAGAAGGGCTAAGAGAGAAAGTTAAGGCATTGGAAGAATCCTACCAATCTCTCCTTGGAGAAAAATCCATTCTTGTTGCTGAGAATGCCACTCTGACTTCCCACTTACAGACTAAGACCAACCATTTGGAGAAACTCTCAGAGAAGAACATGCTTATGGAGAATTCACTTTCTGATGCAAATGCTGAACTTGAAGGGTTGAGGACAAGGTCAAAGGGCTTAGAAGATTCATGCCAGTTGCTTGATAATGAGAAATCTGGCCTCATCAGCGAGAGAGAAACTTTAATTTCTCAGTTGGAAGCTACTCAGCAAAGACTGGAGGACCTGGAGAGAAGATATACAGAATTGGAAGAGAAATACTTCGGTctggagaaagagaaagaatcCACACTCTGTAAAGTAGAAGAGCTGCAGGTTTCCTTGGAGGCTGAAAAGCTAGAACAGGCCAACTTTGCCCAATTGAGTGAGACCCGACTGGCTGGTATGAAATCTGAGATCCATCTCCTGCAAGTGGAAGGTCGATGCAGGAaggaagaatttgaagaagaacaaaataaaGTTGTAAATTCTCAAATCGAGATCTTCATCTTCCAGAAATGTGTACAGGAGCTGGCAGCAAAGAATTTCTCTCTGTTGACTGAGTGCCAGAAACTCTCAGAGGTGTCCAAATTGTCAGAGAAACTAATTTCTGAATTAGAACATGAAAATCTTGAGCAACAGGTGCAAGTTAACTCCTTGTTTGATCAAGTAAAAATGCTGAGAACGGGGATGTATCACGTATCGAGGGCACTTGATATTGATGCAGAGCATAGGGCTGAGGACAAGATTGATCAAGATCAAACAGTCCTGAATGATATCATATGTCAGctagaaaatacaaaaagttCTCTGTGTAAAACACAAGATGAAAATCAGCAGTCGATAGTTCAGAAGTTAGTTCTTGTTACAGTGCTGGAGCAACTGGGCCTAGAAGCAACACAGCTTGCAACAGAAAGAAACACCCTTGATGAAGAGTGCAGGATCAGGAGTGAGCAGTTCTCATCATTGCAGAGTGAGACCCACCAACTTCTGGAGGTGAATGAAAAATTGAGATTGAAAGTAAGGGAGGGTGATCACAAAGAGGAAGTTCTGACAGCAGAAATAGGGATTCTGCAAGGAAAGCTGTTGGAATTGCAAGAGGCTCATGGAAATTTGCAGAAAGAGAATTCTTTGATGCTTGAAGAAAAAGGATCTTTGTCAAAGAAGTTCTTATCCTTGGAGGAGGAGAAACGCATCCTAGAAGAAGAAAACTGGGTTGTCTTTGGTGAAACAATATCTCTAAGTAacctttctttgattttcaaagacTTTATCACTGAGAAATCTGTTCAACTAAAAGAGCTTGGTCAAAATCTTGAGGAACTTCATAATGTGAACTATGCCCTTGAGAAGAAGGTGAGGACAATGGAGGGGAAGTTGGGAATGGTAGAAATGGAGAATTTTCATCTCAAGGATTCATTGGAGAAGTCAGAAAATGAGCTGAACACTGTCAGGTCTTTCGCTGATCAGTTgaatcatgaaattgaaaatggaAGGGATATATTGTCTCGGAAGGAAACGGAACTTCTTGAAGCAGGCCAGAAGCTCAGTGCTTTGCAGGATGAGAAGGCGGAGTTGCATAAAACAGTGGAAGTTGTTAAGAGTGAATGTGATGAGGTTAAGGTGATAAGAGAAGATCAGGAGAAGCAGATCCTAAAACTATCTGAAGAGAATGATcatcaaaagaaggaaaatggaTGCCTTCGTGAAGTGAATAGGGGTTTGGAGGCCAAATTGTGGAAGTTGTGTGAAGAAATTGAAGAAGCTAAAGTTAGGGAGGAAACCTTAAATCATGATTTGCAAAGGGGACGAGATGAAGTTGAACTGTGGGAAACTCAAGCTGCAGCATTCTTTAGTGAACTTCAAATCTCCAATGTTCGTGAAGCAttttttgaagagaaggtgcatgaGCTTATCAAAGCATGTGAGGGCCTTGAAAACAGAAGTCATCTGAAAAATATGGAGATTGAGCTATGGGAAACTCAAGCAGCAACATTCTTTGGTGAACTTCAGATCTCCACTGTTCATGAAGCATTGTTCAAGGAGAAGGTGCATGAGCTAATTGAAGCATGTAAGAGCCTTGAAAATATAAGTAATTCTAGAAGTAGGGAGATTGAGCTGCTGAAAGAAAGAGTTAACAAATTGGAAGGTGAAAATGGAGGACTAAAAACTCAGTTGGCTGCATATACCCCGACCATCATTTGTCTGAGGGATTCTGTCGCTGCTTTGGAAAATCGTACCCTTTCACATACTAATCTTCATCAAGCAGACACCAAGGATGAAAAG GATGCTAAATTGGTGGGTCACCTGCATGTTGAACGCAGTCAAGACTGCAGCGAAAATCAAATTGCCATGGTGCCAGAGGGAAATTCAGATTTGCAGGATTTGCAAACCAGGATTAAAGCTATTGAGAAGGGATTGATTGAAATGGAAAGGCTAGCATTGGAGGAACACTTAGACACCAATGCCAAATTAGAGGCTGCAATGAAACAGATTGAAGAGTTGAAATCTCAAAGAAGTTTTCGTCGAGAAAACATTCAAACAAGCAGGCATCTTAATCCACAACAGGAAGAGGAGGAACTTGGGGATGGGACCTGTGATGATCGAAAGCTGCACACGAAAGACATTATGCTTGATCAGATATCTGAATGTTCATCCTATGGGATAAGCAGAAGAGAGACTGCTGAAGTTGATGATCAGATGCTTGAGTTGTGGGAAACCACTGATCCGAACGGCAGTATTGCTCTGACAGTTGCCAAGGCACATAAAGGGGCTACTGCACCTGTTGGATACCATCAAGTTGTGGCTGAGGGACACAAGAGTGAACATCCGTCTTCAGAAATAATGGTTGAGAAGGAGTTGGGGGTGGACAAATTAGAGATCTCCAAGAGATTTGTGGAGCCTGGTCAAGAAGGGAACAAGAGGAAGACACTGGAGAGACTTGCTTCTGATGCCCAGAAATTGACCAACCTTCAAATAACTGTGCAAGATCTGAAAAAGAAAGTGCAGTTTACTGAGGATAGCAGAAATGTAAAAGGTATTGAATATGATACTGTGAAGGGGCAGCTGGAAGAAGTCGAGGGGGCCATCCTCAAGTTGTGTGATAGCAATAGCAAATTAACGAAGAACATTGAAGATAATTCCCTTTCTGATGGGAAACCTGCAATGGAGTTGGAAGAGAGTCGGAGTGTCAGACGAGGGAGAATTTCAGAACAGGCACGAAAAGGGTCTGAAAAAATTGGGCGGTTGCAGTTGGAAGTGCAGAGAATACAGTTTCTTTTACTGAAGCTTGATgatgaaaaagaaagcaaagccAAAACCAGAATTTCAGAGCCAAAGAGAAGGGTTCTCTTGCGAGATTATCTCTATGGTGGGAGAAGAACCACCCACAAGCGAAAGAAAGCTCACTTTTGTTCGTGTGTCCAGTCTCCAACTACTGGAGATTGA